The genomic interval GGAACATGGTCGAGGCTTCGCCGTGGTTGCCGATGAAGTCCGTAATTTAGCCGAACGTACGCAAAAAAGCCTCACAGAGATCAACGCGACGATCAATGTCATTGTCCAAGCGATTAATGACGCCAGTGATCACATGAAGGTCAATTCACAAAGCATGGAAAACCTGACGAAAATTGCGACGGAAGTGGAGAAAAACATCAACGAAACCGCCGTGATTATGGACAATGCAACCGTTTCGAGTGAAAACACCGTGCATGATTATATTAACACGGGTAAAAAGATTGATGACATTGTCATTAAAATCGAAGAGATCAACACGATTACGGTGAGCAACACGCGCAGTATGGAAGAGGTCAGCAGTGCAACCGAGCATCTCAGCGACCTCACCGAAAAGCTCAACAACGTTTTAGGAAATTTTAGAACTTAGAGGCAAGAAGCATTACGCTTCTTGCGCTTTAAAAAAGGTGTAAAAGGCTCTCATTGCCCTTTGCGCCTCCTTCAAACTTACCTCTTTAAACTTCACGTTTCCACCCGCTTTGAGTTGCGCGAGTTTAAAACAGTCCACGGCGATAACGGAGCCGATTTTAGGATACCCCCCAATCGTTTGGCGCTCTTTTAACAGCACGATCGGCTCACCATGGCTGGGCACTTGCACCGCACCATAACAGATGGGCTCGGAGAGAATTCCTGTGTGAGTGGGCACAACTTTTTCGCCACTGAGACGGTACCCCATGCGATCGCCCTCGCCTTTGAAGGTATACACACTGTTGAAAAATGTCTCTTGCGATTTGGGATCAAACATCGCTTCTTGGTAGCCTTTGACCAGACGCACGGTGATGGTATCAGGGTATTTTGGGATAAATTTTCGCTCCAGTTTTCGTCGATCCACAGGACACCTGTTTCCAAAGGTGTGCAACAGATCTCCACTTTTGAGCTTACGTCCTTCAACCCCTCCCAACCCCTCTTTCAAACTGGTGGAATAACTTCCATACGCAAAAGGCGTTTGAAATCCTCCCGCAACGGCGATGTAGGCAAATTGCCCTTCGTTGGCAAAATCAAAGGCAATCACATCCCCACGCCTCAGCAGATGGGTCTGCCACAAGGCGATCTTATGTCCGTTACATGTAGGCTGCATATTAGCCCCACAAATCGCGATGCACATCTCGCTTCTGGCTTTAAACGAAGCACCGCCCATGGCGATCTCAATGGCAGGTGTGTTAAACGCATTGCCCACAAGAAGATTCGCATACCCAAATGCCATCTCATCCATCGCACCACTTTGCGTCAAGCCAATGTCACTAAAACCCCGACGCCCCGCATCTTGAATCGAGCTTTGAAGTCCGCCGTTTTCAACGATAAAACCGTTCATAGCTCACCTCCTAGCTTTAAAAATTCCTCTTTGGAGATGGATTCATAGCGGACATGATCGCCTACATGTAAAAGGGAAAGCCCCTCATACGAAGCATCAAACATCGCCGTGGGGGTTCGCCCCAGCACTTTCCAGCCTCCTGGGCTTTGAGTAGGATACACCGCGGTTTGGCGATCGGCAATGGAGACACTGCCTTTGGGAACCGCCTTTCTTGGACTCGCTAAACGGGGCGTCGCCAAACGTTCATCGATCTCGCCAAGGTAGGCAAATCCTGGTGCAAACCCAATCGCATAGACCGTGTACAACCCTTTTACATGTAAAGCGATAATCTCCTCCACACTGAGGTTTTTTTCCTGCGCCAACAGCTCCAAATCAAGCCCAACTTCACGCCCATAATAGACCGGAATCGTGATAATTTTAGGCTCGCTAAGGGTAAGCGCTTCTGCTTGATGGATGCTATTTTCGATGATCTCACAGACCGTATCAAAATCAAAACGCATCACATCGTAACTCACCATCAACGACGCGTAGGAGGGAATGATCTCGTAAAAGCCTTCTTGGTTCTTTGCTTTAAGCGCTTGATAGGCTTTTTGCACCTCTTGGGAGATCAAAGGATCGATTGTGGTTCCAAAATAGACAATAGCGGACGATTCTGAGGCAATGGCATAACGTCTACTCACATGCTTTTCCTAAGGGTTTCTACCATGGTAACGGCTTCTTCATTGTCGCCATGCACACATAAGGTATCGGCTCGAAGAGCGATCTTTTTCCCCGAAATCGTCTCTAGAACGCTCTCTTTTTGAAGCAGTTTCAAACGCTCAATGACTGTTTGAACGTCATGCAACACGGCACCTTTTTGCGTTCTTGGTACTAAAAGACCGTTATCATCGTACGCACGATCGGCAAACACTTCATAGATCAGCTCTAAGCCAAGCTCTTTGGCAATCGCTTCTTGCTTGGAAGTATCCACCATGGAGAGAATCATCAGTTTGAGTTTTGGATTTACCCGCGCTACGGCGGTTGCTACGGCTTTAAAGATGCGCTCATCTTTCATCATATCGTTGTAAAGCCCACCGTGCGGTTTGACGTAGGAAAGTGTTGCGCCATTGGCCGTTGCAAAGCCTTGGAGTGCGCCAATTTGGTAAATCACCATCGACTCAACTTCATCCAAAGAGCAAACCATGCTTCGTCTACCAAACCCCATCAAATCAGGATACGCAGGGTGCGCACCAATGCTCACGCCATGCTTCAACGCCAATTTAATGGAACGATCCATGATGAGCGGATCTCCCGCATGAAACCCACAGGCAAAATTTGCCATATCGACATAAGGCATTATCGCCTCATCCAACCCCATTTTCCACGAGCCAAAACTCTCGCCCGCATCACAGTTTAATTTTATACTCATCCGATCATCCTATTGGGTAAATAAAAGACTATTTCTGGGAACAATGTTACCATAGCCGTAATTAAAACCATTATAAGGAAAAAGGGCATTGTTGCTCGAATAATAAAGCCTATTTTTTCACCAGAGATGCTCTGAATGACAAAAAGGGAAAAGCCAACAGGCGGTGTGATCTGTGCCATCTCCACCATAAAAACTAAAAAGATGCCAAACCAAAGGGCATCAAACCCTGCCAACGTGACAATAG from Sulfurospirillum multivorans DSM 12446 carries:
- a CDS encoding 5-oxoprolinase subunit C family protein, which gives rise to MNGFIVENGGLQSSIQDAGRRGFSDIGLTQSGAMDEMAFGYANLLVGNAFNTPAIEIAMGGASFKARSEMCIAICGANMQPTCNGHKIALWQTHLLRRGDVIAFDFANEGQFAYIAVAGGFQTPFAYGSYSTSLKEGLGGVEGRKLKSGDLLHTFGNRCPVDRRKLERKFIPKYPDTITVRLVKGYQEAMFDPKSQETFFNSVYTFKGEGDRMGYRLSGEKVVPTHTGILSEPICYGAVQVPSHGEPIVLLKERQTIGGYPKIGSVIAVDCFKLAQLKAGGNVKFKEVSLKEAQRAMRAFYTFFKAQEA
- the pxpB gene encoding 5-oxoprolinase subunit PxpB → MSRRYAIASESSAIVYFGTTIDPLISQEVQKAYQALKAKNQEGFYEIIPSYASLMVSYDVMRFDFDTVCEIIENSIHQAEALTLSEPKIITIPVYYGREVGLDLELLAQEKNLSVEEIIALHVKGLYTVYAIGFAPGFAYLGEIDERLATPRLASPRKAVPKGSVSIADRQTAVYPTQSPGGWKVLGRTPTAMFDASYEGLSLLHVGDHVRYESISKEEFLKLGGEL
- a CDS encoding 5-oxoprolinase subunit PxpA, with product MSIKLNCDAGESFGSWKMGLDEAIMPYVDMANFACGFHAGDPLIMDRSIKLALKHGVSIGAHPAYPDLMGFGRRSMVCSLDEVESMVIYQIGALQGFATANGATLSYVKPHGGLYNDMMKDERIFKAVATAVARVNPKLKLMILSMVDTSKQEAIAKELGLELIYEVFADRAYDDNGLLVPRTQKGAVLHDVQTVIERLKLLQKESVLETISGKKIALRADTLCVHGDNEEAVTMVETLRKSM